The Pelobates fuscus isolate aPelFus1 chromosome 2, aPelFus1.pri, whole genome shotgun sequence genome has a segment encoding these proteins:
- the TJAP1 gene encoding tight junction-associated protein 1 isoform X2 — MASTSANKKPYRKAPPQHRETRHEPLSPRDEGAEQQSQDSLTEGDRIQFLQHQNDELHRRLAFATTKMEALEHEVEAGRHYLEMELNRNREELEKFKDKFRRLQNSYTASQRTNQDLEEKLHTLIKKAEIDRKTLDWEIVELTNKLLDAKTTINKLEELNERYRQDCNLAVQLLKCNKSHFRNHKFADLPYKLQDMVSKHFESTASSPRSGQETPPPGLSHSDVVPTSIIARVLEKPESLILNSATSSSGSGPTAEDVFVHVDMSGPGERVEESRQQNGGLQQQSSVDSTSEDPPTFEKLSPYPTPPPPHPMYPGRKVIEFSDEKVRIPKNSPLPNCTYATRQAISLSLVQGEEGSPDRHRTVPNSPASAANYPQRARSADNPARSPLSSAVASSASSEEDMLANWQKMFVEKAAPNTERSLAHRTSFSRDTALELQQRFSQSMQELSRAAQAYSDKESSGLGWSSSRDAEVVGARRGPLPNEYGKEFSQEEAQDLLSGAVEEEEEAAEQQVLSEEADQETVIEDDIGETCIPPEDGLCVEKPPSGRPHRSPKRMGVHHLHRKDSLTRAQEQGNLLN; from the exons ATTTCTGCAGCACCAGAATGATGAGTTGCACCGTCGCCTGGCATTTGCTACTACAAAAATGGAAGCTTTGGAGCATGAAGTGGAAGCAGGAAGGCATTACCTAGAAATGGAGCTGAATCGCAACCGAGAGGAACTAGAGAAATTTAAAGACAAGTTCCGCAG GTTGCAGAACAGCTACACCGCATCACAGAGAACAAATCAGGATCTGGAGGAGAAGCTGCACACGCTG ATTAAAAAAGCTGAAATAGATCGGAAGACTCTGGATTGGGAGATTGTGGAACTAACCAACAAATTACTGGATGCAAAGACCACAATCAACAAGCTGGAAGAATTAAAT GAACGCTATCGGCAGGACTGTAACCTTGCTGTTCAGCTACTTAAATGCAACAAGTCCCATTTCCGAAACCACAAGTTTGCAGAT TTGCCGTACAAACTACAGGACATGGTGAGCAAACACTTTGAAAGCACAGCATCATCTCCACGATCTGGACAGGAGACCCCTCCACCTGGTCTTTCACACTCTGATGTGGTGCCCACTTCTATCATTGCCCGTGTACTAGAAAAGCCAGAGTCGCTCATCCTAAACTCTGCCACATCTAGCAGTGGCAGCGGCCCCACTGCAGAGGATGTCTTTGTGCATGTGGACATGAGTGGTCCAGGTGAGAGAGTGGAGGAGAGCAGGCAGCAAAATGGGGGGCTCCAACAGCAGAGTAGTGTAGATAGCACTTCTGAGGACCCTCCCACTTTTGAGAAACTGAGCCCGTACCCCACACCTCCCCCACCACATCCTATGTACCCCGGCCGCAAGGTGATAGAGTTCTCAGATGAAAAGGTGCGAATCCCCAAAAATAGCCCATTACCCAACTGTACCTATGCCACCCGGCAAGCAATCTCCCTTAGCCTTGTGCAGGGTGAGGAGGGCAGTCCAGACAGGCATCGCACAGTACCCAATAGCCCAGCGTCTGCAGCAAACTACCCACAGCGGGCACGGAGTGCAGATAACCCTGCCCGATCTCCTCTTAGTAGTGCAGTTGCCAGCTCTGCGAGCTCTGAAGAGGACATGTTGGCAAACTGGCAAAAAATGTTTGTGGAAAAGGCGGCACCCAACACGGAGAGGTCCCTGGCACATCGCACTTCCTTCAGCAGGGACACAGCTCTGGAACTGCAACAAAGATTCAGCCAATCTATGCAGGAACTCAGCCGGGCCGCTCAAGCTTACTCAGACAAGGAAAGCTCAGGGCTTGGATGGAGCAGCAGCCGAGATGCTGAGGTTGTTGGGGCCCGGAGAGGGCCCCTACCAAATGAGTATGGGAAGGAATTCTCCCAAGAGGAAGCACAGGACCTTCTGTCTGGAGCAgtggaggaagaggaagaagCCGCTGAGCAGCAGGTCCTCTcggaggaggcagatcaggagacCGTGATAGAGGACGACATTGGGGAGACATGCATACCACCGGAGGATGGGTTGTGTGTAGAAAAACCCCCTTCTGGACGCCCACATCGGAGTCCAAAAAGAATGGGTGTGCATCACCTCCACAGGAAGGACAGTCTGACCCGGGCGCAGGAACAGGGAAACCTACTGAACTAG
- the TJAP1 gene encoding tight junction-associated protein 1 isoform X1, whose product MASTSANKKPYRKAPPQHRETRHEPLSPRDEGAEQQSQDSLTEGDRIQFLQHQNDELHRRLAFATTKMEALEHEVEAGRHYLEMELNRNREELEKFKDKFRRLQNSYTASQRTNQDLEEKLHTLASLSQSWIYSIKKAEIDRKTLDWEIVELTNKLLDAKTTINKLEELNERYRQDCNLAVQLLKCNKSHFRNHKFADLPYKLQDMVSKHFESTASSPRSGQETPPPGLSHSDVVPTSIIARVLEKPESLILNSATSSSGSGPTAEDVFVHVDMSGPGERVEESRQQNGGLQQQSSVDSTSEDPPTFEKLSPYPTPPPPHPMYPGRKVIEFSDEKVRIPKNSPLPNCTYATRQAISLSLVQGEEGSPDRHRTVPNSPASAANYPQRARSADNPARSPLSSAVASSASSEEDMLANWQKMFVEKAAPNTERSLAHRTSFSRDTALELQQRFSQSMQELSRAAQAYSDKESSGLGWSSSRDAEVVGARRGPLPNEYGKEFSQEEAQDLLSGAVEEEEEAAEQQVLSEEADQETVIEDDIGETCIPPEDGLCVEKPPSGRPHRSPKRMGVHHLHRKDSLTRAQEQGNLLN is encoded by the exons ATTTCTGCAGCACCAGAATGATGAGTTGCACCGTCGCCTGGCATTTGCTACTACAAAAATGGAAGCTTTGGAGCATGAAGTGGAAGCAGGAAGGCATTACCTAGAAATGGAGCTGAATCGCAACCGAGAGGAACTAGAGAAATTTAAAGACAAGTTCCGCAG GTTGCAGAACAGCTACACCGCATCACAGAGAACAAATCAGGATCTGGAGGAGAAGCTGCACACGCTG GCATCGCTCAGTCAAAGCTGGATCTATTCA ATTAAAAAAGCTGAAATAGATCGGAAGACTCTGGATTGGGAGATTGTGGAACTAACCAACAAATTACTGGATGCAAAGACCACAATCAACAAGCTGGAAGAATTAAAT GAACGCTATCGGCAGGACTGTAACCTTGCTGTTCAGCTACTTAAATGCAACAAGTCCCATTTCCGAAACCACAAGTTTGCAGAT TTGCCGTACAAACTACAGGACATGGTGAGCAAACACTTTGAAAGCACAGCATCATCTCCACGATCTGGACAGGAGACCCCTCCACCTGGTCTTTCACACTCTGATGTGGTGCCCACTTCTATCATTGCCCGTGTACTAGAAAAGCCAGAGTCGCTCATCCTAAACTCTGCCACATCTAGCAGTGGCAGCGGCCCCACTGCAGAGGATGTCTTTGTGCATGTGGACATGAGTGGTCCAGGTGAGAGAGTGGAGGAGAGCAGGCAGCAAAATGGGGGGCTCCAACAGCAGAGTAGTGTAGATAGCACTTCTGAGGACCCTCCCACTTTTGAGAAACTGAGCCCGTACCCCACACCTCCCCCACCACATCCTATGTACCCCGGCCGCAAGGTGATAGAGTTCTCAGATGAAAAGGTGCGAATCCCCAAAAATAGCCCATTACCCAACTGTACCTATGCCACCCGGCAAGCAATCTCCCTTAGCCTTGTGCAGGGTGAGGAGGGCAGTCCAGACAGGCATCGCACAGTACCCAATAGCCCAGCGTCTGCAGCAAACTACCCACAGCGGGCACGGAGTGCAGATAACCCTGCCCGATCTCCTCTTAGTAGTGCAGTTGCCAGCTCTGCGAGCTCTGAAGAGGACATGTTGGCAAACTGGCAAAAAATGTTTGTGGAAAAGGCGGCACCCAACACGGAGAGGTCCCTGGCACATCGCACTTCCTTCAGCAGGGACACAGCTCTGGAACTGCAACAAAGATTCAGCCAATCTATGCAGGAACTCAGCCGGGCCGCTCAAGCTTACTCAGACAAGGAAAGCTCAGGGCTTGGATGGAGCAGCAGCCGAGATGCTGAGGTTGTTGGGGCCCGGAGAGGGCCCCTACCAAATGAGTATGGGAAGGAATTCTCCCAAGAGGAAGCACAGGACCTTCTGTCTGGAGCAgtggaggaagaggaagaagCCGCTGAGCAGCAGGTCCTCTcggaggaggcagatcaggagacCGTGATAGAGGACGACATTGGGGAGACATGCATACCACCGGAGGATGGGTTGTGTGTAGAAAAACCCCCTTCTGGACGCCCACATCGGAGTCCAAAAAGAATGGGTGTGCATCACCTCCACAGGAAGGACAGTCTGACCCGGGCGCAGGAACAGGGAAACCTACTGAACTAG